The following DNA comes from Nocardioides sp. JQ2195.
GCTCTATCTGGAGAACTCCGAAGGATTCGAGGTCGAAGTGGTCTGGGAGAGGGCATGAACGACAACAGTGAGCAGTCGACGGCTTCCCGGGCGCGCGTCGGCCGGCGTGACGTGCTGGCGCTCGGTGCCGGGCTGGTCGTCGGTGCCGGAGCCGTGGCCGGTGCGGACCGCTGGGGCGGCGGCACGAAGAAGGCAGCTGCGGGTTCCGGGGGCAAGGGCACCGACCCCGGGACCGAGGAGAAGCCACCGAGGATTCGTCGGTTCGTGAGCACCTACCTGTCCACGGTCGCCGTGGAGACGTGGACCGCTGACGGGGCCGAGCCGGCGCCCGGCCTGTTGTTCACCACGCCCCGCACCAGCGTCTTCCACGGGCTGGTGCTCGACAACGACGGCGAGCCGGTGTGGATCGAGCCGGAGGGGCAGACCATCACCGACCTGCGAGTGCAGACCTACCGCGGCAAGCCGGTCCTCACCTACTGGTCCGGCGAGGTCGCCGTCGGCACCGGGATCGGCGCCGGCCACCTGCTCGACGAGAGCTACCAACGCGTGGCGACCGTGCGCGGCGGCCAGGGCTCTGCCGCCGACCTGCACGAGTTCAAGCTCACCGAGCGGGGCACGGCACTGCTGATCGGCTACCCCGTCGTCCACCGCGACCTGAGCGAGATCGGCGGCCCCGAGGACGGCTACCTCTACGACTGCCGGGTGCAGGAAGTGGATGTCGCCACTGGGGAAGTCCTGCTCGACTGGCGCAGCCTGTCCCACCTCGACCTGGCCGAGAGTCACGAGGAGCTCGGTGACACGGGCGGCATCGATGCGCCCTACGACCCGTTCCACATCAACTCGGTGGAGGCACACGAGGACACCCTGGTGCTCAGCGCACGGCACACGTCCGCCCTCTACTCGCTCGATCGACGCACCGGCGAGATCCGCTGGCGCATGGGCGGCAAGAACAGCGACTTCGAGATCGCCGAGGATGCGGAGTTCGCCTCCCAGCACGACGCGCGCGTCCACCCCGACGGGACGCTGACGCTCTTCGACAACCACGGGCAGAGCGAGGACCCGGCCGGAGCGGTGTCGGCCGGCCTGGTCCTCGACCTCGACGAGAAGAAGCGCACCGTGACGTTGCGCCGCGCCTTCCGCAACGACGACCACTACGGCTATGCGATGGGCAGCTTCGAGCTGCTCGAAGGAGGCCACCGTCTGGTCGGCTGGGGGA
Coding sequences within:
- a CDS encoding arylsulfotransferase family protein produces the protein MNDNSEQSTASRARVGRRDVLALGAGLVVGAGAVAGADRWGGGTKKAAAGSGGKGTDPGTEEKPPRIRRFVSTYLSTVAVETWTADGAEPAPGLLFTTPRTSVFHGLVLDNDGEPVWIEPEGQTITDLRVQTYRGKPVLTYWSGEVAVGTGIGAGHLLDESYQRVATVRGGQGSAADLHEFKLTERGTALLIGYPVVHRDLSEIGGPEDGYLYDCRVQEVDVATGEVLLDWRSLSHLDLAESHEELGDTGGIDAPYDPFHINSVEAHEDTLVLSARHTSALYSLDRRTGEIRWRMGGKNSDFEIAEDAEFASQHDARVHPDGTLTLFDNHGQSEDPAGAVSAGLVLDLDEKKRTVTLRRAFRNDDHYGYAMGSFELLEGGHRLVGWGTDPSLTEFDAEGTPVFGVDGIGAGTYRAYRAEWTGRPTSDPDVGVVDSGAGKIEVHASWNGATEVVRWRVLTGRRPGDLTPAATVRRTGFETATTVARAEHVAMQALAADGRVLGTSHTLAV